One segment of Chryseobacterium turcicum DNA contains the following:
- the smpB gene encoding SsrA-binding protein SmpB — translation MKIEKTVRILNKRARFEYEILEEIEAGMVLTGTEIKSLRSSKASITESFCQFIDGELYIINMMIDEYKLGTFYNHKTKRERKLLLHKRELLKFEKKLKDAGNTMIPLKLYINDAGKAKIIIALGRGKKLFDKREAIKDRENKRNLDRILKKS, via the coding sequence ATGAAGATTGAAAAAACAGTTAGGATACTTAATAAAAGAGCTAGATTTGAATATGAAATTCTCGAAGAAATAGAAGCGGGAATGGTGTTGACAGGTACCGAAATTAAATCGTTACGTTCTTCTAAAGCTTCTATTACGGAGTCTTTTTGTCAATTCATCGATGGTGAATTGTATATCATTAATATGATGATTGATGAATATAAATTGGGTACTTTTTATAATCATAAAACAAAAAGGGAACGGAAGTTGCTCTTGCACAAACGCGAATTGTTAAAATTTGAAAAAAAACTTAAGGATGCAGGGAATACGATGATTCCTTTGAAGCTTTATATTAATGATGCAGGTAAGGCTAAAATTATTATTGCACTCGGGAGAGGTAAAAAACTCTTTGATAAAAGAGAAGCAATAAAAGATAGAGAAAACAAA
- a CDS encoding ABC-F family ATP-binding cassette domain-containing protein has product MLTVSNLSLQFGKRILFDDVNIMFTKGNCYGIIGANGAGKSTFLKILTGKQDPTTGHVSLEPGKRMSVLEQDHFAYDQFTVLEAVLRGNTKLFEIKEEMDALYAKEDFSDEDGIKAGELGVVYDEMGGWNSESDAQTMLSNVGIKDDMHWQTMGELENKDKVKVLLAQALFGNPDVLILDEPTNDLDIETIAWLENFLADYENTVIVVSHDRHFLDTVCTHIGDLDYAKLNLYTGNYSFWYQASQLATRQRAQANKKAEEKKKELQDFIARFSSNVAKAKQATARKKMIDKLNIDDIKPSSRRYPAIIFEMEREAGDQILDVKGLEKTKDGELLFSNIDLNLKKGDKVAVLSKNSLAITEFFEILAGNNTADKGNVAWGVTTNQSHMPLDNTKFFQEDISLVDWLRQFTKNDEERHEEFMRGFLGRMLFSGDEALKSCKVLSGGEKMRCMFSRMMLQKANVLLLDEPTNHLDLESITTLNNSLSNFKGNLLLASHDHEMLSTVCNRIIELTPNGIIDREMTYDEYLGDKKIKELREKMYS; this is encoded by the coding sequence ATGTTAACAGTATCTAATTTATCGTTACAATTCGGGAAGAGAATACTTTTTGATGACGTAAACATTATGTTTACCAAAGGAAACTGCTACGGAATCATCGGAGCAAATGGTGCAGGAAAGTCTACATTCCTTAAAATATTAACCGGAAAGCAAGATCCAACAACGGGACATGTATCTCTAGAACCAGGGAAAAGAATGTCAGTTTTGGAGCAGGATCACTTTGCATACGATCAATTTACTGTTCTTGAAGCTGTATTAAGAGGAAATACAAAATTATTTGAAATAAAAGAAGAGATGGACGCTTTGTATGCCAAAGAAGATTTCTCTGATGAAGATGGTATAAAAGCTGGTGAACTAGGTGTCGTTTATGATGAAATGGGTGGATGGAACTCTGAATCTGATGCCCAAACAATGCTTTCGAATGTTGGCATCAAAGACGATATGCATTGGCAGACAATGGGAGAACTTGAGAATAAAGATAAAGTAAAAGTTCTTTTGGCTCAGGCTCTTTTTGGAAACCCTGATGTATTGATTCTGGATGAACCTACCAATGATCTTGATATTGAAACAATCGCTTGGTTAGAAAACTTCCTTGCAGATTACGAAAATACAGTAATCGTTGTATCTCACGACCGTCACTTCTTAGATACCGTGTGTACGCACATTGGAGATTTAGATTATGCTAAATTAAACCTTTATACAGGTAACTACTCTTTCTGGTACCAAGCTTCTCAGTTAGCAACAAGACAAAGAGCTCAGGCTAACAAGAAAGCGGAAGAAAAGAAGAAAGAACTTCAGGATTTTATCGCAAGATTTAGTTCAAACGTTGCAAAAGCTAAACAAGCAACTGCAAGAAAGAAAATGATCGACAAACTAAACATCGATGATATCAAACCTTCTTCAAGAAGATATCCTGCTATTATTTTCGAAATGGAAAGAGAAGCCGGAGATCAGATTTTGGATGTAAAAGGTCTTGAAAAAACTAAAGACGGAGAATTATTGTTCTCCAACATTGATTTAAACCTTAAAAAAGGAGATAAAGTTGCTGTTTTATCTAAAAATTCATTAGCAATTACTGAATTTTTCGAAATTTTAGCTGGAAATAATACTGCAGACAAAGGAAATGTTGCGTGGGGAGTTACTACAAACCAGTCGCACATGCCTTTAGATAATACTAAATTCTTCCAAGAAGATATCAGCTTGGTAGATTGGTTGAGACAGTTTACTAAAAATGACGAAGAGCGTCACGAAGAATTCATGAGAGGATTCTTAGGAAGGATGCTTTTCTCAGGTGATGAGGCTTTAAAATCTTGTAAAGTACTTTCAGGAGGTGAAAAAATGAGATGTATGTTTAGTAGAATGATGCTTCAGAAAGCAAACGTTCTTTTATTAGACGAACCTACCAACCACTTAGACCTTGAAAGTATCACGACTTTGAATAACTCATTGTCTAACTTCAAAGGAAACCTTTTATTGGCATCTCATGACCACGAAATGCTTTCAACAGTTTGTAACAGAATCATCGAATTGACTCCAAACGGAATTATCGACAGAGAAATGACTTACGACGAATATCTTGGTGATAAAAAGATTAAAGAATTAAGAGAAAAAATGTATTCTTAA
- a CDS encoding ferritin-like domain-containing protein yields the protein MNILKLLDKLSDDSFFTRQTSRSGTLSDISAFGKKAAVAALPLGLAGLMTTTVKAETYTDNVPGTAMKSALTDALQLALTLEYLEDEYYRLGLNAGTLIPTADRTVFMQISKHEAAHVAFLKATLTSLGETPKAKPTFDFTAGGNFAPFTNYQQFLILSQAFEDTGVRAYKGQAGNVMSNKAVLQAALQIHSVEARHASQVRRMRANKGWIELADGGNMPAATNAVYAGEDLTIQAGFNTATAFGAAAGSAAYDEVLSGSDAATIAGLFIV from the coding sequence ATGAATATTCTTAAATTACTAGATAAACTTTCTGACGATTCTTTTTTTACAAGACAAACGTCTAGATCAGGTACGCTTTCAGATATTTCAGCATTTGGAAAGAAAGCAGCAGTTGCAGCTCTGCCTTTAGGTTTGGCTGGGCTAATGACTACCACTGTAAAAGCAGAAACTTATACCGATAATGTTCCTGGAACAGCGATGAAAAGTGCATTGACAGATGCTCTTCAGCTAGCATTAACGCTGGAATATTTAGAAGATGAATATTACAGATTGGGGCTTAATGCAGGAACTTTAATTCCTACCGCAGACCGTACTGTTTTTATGCAGATTTCTAAACATGAAGCAGCTCACGTTGCATTTTTAAAAGCAACACTCACTTCTTTAGGGGAAACTCCTAAAGCAAAACCTACTTTTGATTTTACAGCCGGAGGAAATTTTGCCCCATTTACAAATTACCAGCAGTTTTTGATTTTGTCACAAGCTTTTGAAGATACTGGGGTAAGAGCTTATAAAGGACAGGCTGGAAATGTAATGTCTAATAAAGCTGTTCTTCAGGCTGCTTTACAGATTCATTCTGTAGAAGCGAGACATGCTTCACAAGTGCGAAGAATGCGTGCTAATAAAGGCTGGATAGAATTAGCAGATGGTGGAAATATGCCTGCTGCAACCAATGCGGTCTATGCAGGGGAAGATTTAACGATTCAGGCTGGGTTTAATACTGCAACGGCTTTTGGAGCAGCGGCGGGATCTGCTGCTTATGATGAGGTTCTCAGTGGTTCGGATGCAGCGACAATTGCAGGTTTGTTTATTGTTTAA
- a CDS encoding ferritin-like domain-containing protein translates to MKKPIQVSNQGATLDTGRRNFLKLSGIGIAVAGLSLIGCDDDNFEYMEPNKIFDLGAGDVGVLNYAYALEQLEADFYTKVVNNFYSGISNTEKEVLTDLYHHEVIHRDFFKAAISGATNNVLPTLEFQYPNVNFNDRSSVLATAKALEDTGVAAYNAAGKYISNPAYLVIAGKIVSVEARHASAIRDLINPGTAAFSGDDVINSNGLDVAKEPKDVVMAAGGFIKTPFTWKEQGIN, encoded by the coding sequence ATGAAAAAACCAATTCAAGTTTCTAACCAGGGAGCAACTCTGGATACCGGTAGAAGAAACTTTCTAAAACTCAGCGGTATTGGTATTGCCGTTGCTGGCCTTAGTTTGATAGGCTGCGATGACGACAATTTCGAATATATGGAACCTAACAAAATATTTGATTTGGGAGCAGGTGATGTAGGTGTTCTCAATTATGCGTATGCACTTGAGCAGTTAGAAGCAGATTTTTATACCAAAGTTGTTAATAACTTTTATTCTGGTATTTCAAATACTGAAAAAGAAGTACTTACAGATCTTTATCACCATGAAGTTATCCACAGAGATTTTTTCAAAGCTGCTATTTCCGGAGCAACGAATAATGTTTTACCTACTTTAGAATTTCAGTATCCGAATGTAAATTTTAATGATAGAAGTTCAGTTTTGGCTACTGCAAAAGCATTAGAAGATACTGGTGTTGCAGCATATAATGCCGCTGGAAAGTATATTTCTAATCCGGCTTATTTGGTTATTGCAGGGAAAATTGTTTCTGTGGAAGCAAGACATGCTTCGGCGATTCGAGATTTGATTAATCCAGGAACTGCAGCATTTTCAGGAGATGATGTCATCAATTCAAACGGACTAGATGTTGCCAAAGAACCAAAAGATGTGGTAATGGCTGCTGGAGGATTTATAAAAACTCCATTCACTTGGAAAGAACAAGGTATCAATTAA
- the recJ gene encoding single-stranded-DNA-specific exonuclease RecJ, with the protein MSQKWIYKPEPDEEIVDRLSSSLGFGTFESKLLVLRGIDNYQKAREFFKPNMSDIHNPFLMADMQKAVERIATAIENGEKIMVYGDYDVDGTTAVALMYLYLSKIVQKKYLDYYIPDRNSEGYGISTEGIDFAKQNGFSLIIALDCGIKAIDMINYAKSKDIEFIICDHHLPGDEIPDAAAVLDPKRVDCRYPFKELSGCGVGFKLCQGLNTIYKIPESELFELTDLLAISIAADIVSMTGENRVLAKMGLKMLRKTRNMGLRLLIPEDKLSHFEISNIVFEIAPKINAAGRISQGKAAVELMVSDNLKHAHQIVSDIMNLNDERRELDMNSTLSALNQIIESQQETKFSTIVYHPEWNKGVIGIVASRLTETYYKPTLVFTDGNNGEMVASARSVSDFDVHEALDLCSEYFLKFGGHHAAAGLSMEKSKFEDFKIKFERIVGEKIKDHQREPSITVDADLDADEINRDFINFHRKLAPFGPQNMKPNLVLKNQKISGYLKTMGKDNNHLKFYIKQESTGRNIECIGFKLGQFADDFRTKNFDIAFTLEENHWKGNVTHCLNIKDVKFRD; encoded by the coding sequence ATGAGCCAAAAATGGATTTATAAACCCGAACCTGATGAAGAAATTGTAGATAGATTGAGTTCGTCGCTTGGTTTTGGAACTTTTGAATCCAAACTATTAGTTCTCAGAGGAATTGACAATTATCAAAAGGCGCGAGAATTTTTCAAGCCTAATATGTCCGATATCCACAATCCTTTTCTGATGGCCGATATGCAAAAAGCGGTAGAACGTATTGCAACCGCTATAGAAAACGGAGAAAAAATCATGGTTTACGGAGATTATGACGTAGATGGAACGACTGCCGTTGCATTGATGTATCTTTATCTCAGTAAAATTGTTCAAAAAAAATATTTAGACTATTATATCCCAGACCGTAATTCTGAAGGATACGGAATATCTACCGAAGGTATTGACTTTGCCAAGCAAAATGGTTTTTCGCTGATTATCGCATTAGACTGTGGAATCAAAGCGATTGACATGATTAATTATGCCAAAAGCAAAGACATTGAATTTATCATTTGTGATCACCATTTACCGGGAGACGAAATACCCGATGCAGCCGCAGTTTTAGATCCAAAAAGGGTTGACTGCAGATATCCTTTTAAAGAACTTTCAGGGTGTGGTGTCGGTTTTAAACTATGCCAAGGTCTAAATACTATTTATAAAATTCCTGAATCTGAACTGTTTGAATTAACGGATCTACTGGCAATTTCTATTGCGGCAGATATTGTTTCGATGACTGGAGAAAACAGAGTTTTGGCAAAAATGGGACTTAAAATGCTCAGAAAAACCCGAAATATGGGACTGAGGCTTTTGATTCCTGAAGACAAGCTTTCTCATTTTGAAATTTCAAATATTGTTTTTGAAATCGCTCCCAAAATTAATGCTGCCGGAAGAATTTCTCAAGGAAAAGCAGCGGTAGAGTTGATGGTTTCTGACAACCTGAAACATGCTCACCAAATCGTAAGCGACATTATGAACCTTAATGATGAAAGACGTGAGCTCGACATGAACTCTACCCTTTCGGCGCTTAATCAAATTATAGAATCACAACAGGAAACCAAGTTTTCTACCATCGTTTACCATCCAGAATGGAACAAAGGTGTTATAGGAATTGTTGCCTCAAGGCTTACTGAAACCTATTATAAACCTACCTTGGTTTTTACAGACGGTAATAATGGTGAGATGGTAGCTTCTGCACGGTCGGTCTCAGATTTTGATGTACATGAAGCTTTAGATTTATGTTCAGAATATTTCTTAAAATTTGGTGGACATCATGCTGCAGCAGGGCTTTCTATGGAGAAATCGAAGTTTGAAGATTTCAAAATTAAATTTGAAAGAATTGTCGGGGAAAAAATAAAAGACCATCAAAGGGAGCCTTCAATTACCGTAGATGCAGACCTAGATGCAGATGAAATCAATAGAGATTTTATCAATTTCCACAGAAAATTGGCTCCTTTTGGACCTCAAAATATGAAACCAAATTTGGTTTTAAAAAATCAAAAAATTTCCGGTTACTTAAAAACGATGGGTAAAGATAATAATCACCTGAAGTTTTACATCAAACAAGAATCTACCGGAAGAAACATAGAATGTATCGGTTTTAAATTAGGTCAATTTGCAGATGATTTTAGAACTAAAAATTTCGATATCGCCTTTACATTAGAAGAAAATCACTGGAAAGGAAATGTAACACATTGCTTGAATATTAAGGATGTTAAATTTAGAGATTAG
- a CDS encoding four helix bundle protein: MGNYKELIVWHKSVDLVTEIYSYTKYFPKEELYSFSRSSISIPSNIAEGHSRRSQADYIQFLKIAS, encoded by the coding sequence ATGGGAAATTATAAAGAATTAATTGTTTGGCATAAATCTGTAGATCTTGTTACAGAAATTTATTCTTATACTAAATATTTTCCAAAAGAAGAACTCTATTCTTTTAGCCGAAGTTCAATATCTATCCCCTCAAATATCGCTGAAGGACATTCGAGAAGATCACAAGCAGATTACATACAGTTTTTAAAAATTGCAAGCTAA
- the nadD gene encoding nicotinate (nicotinamide) nucleotide adenylyltransferase: protein MKKIGLFFGSFNPIHIGHLILANYILENSDMNELWFVVSPQNPFKEKKSLLNDHNRLDMVELAIKNYPDMRASNVEFSLPTPSYTIDTLTYLKEKHPDYSFSLIMGEDNLGSLHKWKNADLLIKNHHIIVYPRVSEGDKKDSEYIKNENISLIKAPVIELSATEIRNMLKQGKNVRPMLPPEVFEYLDGSSFYK from the coding sequence ATGAAAAAAATCGGTTTATTTTTCGGATCATTTAACCCAATTCATATTGGGCATTTGATATTGGCGAATTATATTCTTGAAAATTCAGATATGAATGAATTGTGGTTTGTAGTAAGCCCTCAAAATCCTTTTAAAGAAAAGAAATCGCTTCTGAACGACCATAACAGACTCGATATGGTAGAGCTCGCTATCAAAAACTATCCAGATATGCGTGCTTCAAATGTAGAATTTTCTCTTCCTACACCTAGTTATACGATTGATACGCTGACTTATCTGAAAGAAAAACATCCAGACTATTCTTTTAGTTTAATAATGGGTGAAGATAATTTGGGAAGTTTACACAAATGGAAAAATGCTGATTTATTGATTAAAAATCATCACATCATTGTTTATCCCAGAGTTTCTGAAGGAGATAAAAAAGATTCTGAATATATAAAAAATGAAAATATATCGCTTATAAAAGCTCCTGTTATTGAATTATCTGCCACTGAAATTCGCAACATGCTTAAGCAAGGCAAAAACGTAAGACCGATGCTTCCGCCCGAAGTTTTTGAATATTTGGATGGGAGTAGTTTTTATAAATAG
- a CDS encoding DUF3817 domain-containing protein, whose product MEFIENFFSKYPQEKVIKWFKQICLAEAISWFFLFTAMIWIRVDPEGILPIVYISTIGSIHGLFFTLYLLFLPAIRKIYDWDDEDYVFALISAFFPFATIWIDKKLARFDRE is encoded by the coding sequence ATGGAATTCATCGAAAATTTTTTCTCAAAATATCCTCAGGAAAAAGTCATTAAATGGTTTAAGCAAATCTGTTTGGCTGAAGCCATCTCGTGGTTTTTCCTTTTTACAGCAATGATTTGGATTAGAGTTGACCCAGAAGGTATTTTACCCATCGTGTACATCAGTACAATTGGAAGTATTCACGGGTTGTTTTTTACACTTTATCTATTGTTTCTTCCCGCCATCAGAAAAATATATGATTGGGATGATGAAGATTACGTCTTCGCTTTAATATCTGCCTTCTTTCCTTTTGCGACCATTTGGATTGATAAAAAACTAGCTCGTTTCGATAGAGAATAA
- a CDS encoding outer membrane beta-barrel family protein — protein sequence MKTQIFIAALFLSGFTFAQEKKSDTLNTKKIEEVVIKKQVFKKQSDRFVYDVAASPITKGNTTFDLLKQTPLLSSTDDKTLKIAGKNNALIYINGRKTNMDAESLTQLLKNTPAENIQKIEVITVPGSEFQVESSDGIINIVMKKKMSDGLNGNMRMANSQNKYNASSASFSANYRKDKLGISANLNGGENIQAQQYTLRNGNATSSNESVGKIDDPNQSIGGYMNIDYQLTDKSNLALTWNTSANKSYNSTVNLFNTIKTGNDTDYTWSKNKEDARSYNNSVNLNYELKTDSLGSKLNVNAAYLNYKRFQFTDNKTLDSNINRQELGITQQVFQELPQIINNFSGTVDYIKKFKNDFTVSVGGNYNKTKTDNDTKNDTFRKNPTPPLKAEEHNPNHFIYDENIYGFYITAEKKFSDKFSGKIGTRYEITNSLGTSDNAPDESLKRIERKYNNFLPYLSVNYALNDNNNISYAFSSRMRRPSFWEINPVRNILTEDNYTQNNPFVKASSTYNQELTYMFKSSYFLILSHSYFKDQITQVPLQGYPVSPNGVVGKQNQLRYIRTNFGDKQEMSAMVGMQKTFFKQYLTTNFNIGAQHNINNGTLAIDPTTGDSFQDIDGKPVVYSNKRSSTSIVIQTNNTLRLDKKKTWFLGVNYFFVDKQQIELGVLRNLMSLDLSLKKNWNDWTFALNVNDVLNTNIIEIEDYQANGNYNYIHQNRYNRGGTFSITYNFGNQKVKKVRNIEGASDDIKSRTR from the coding sequence ATGAAAACTCAAATATTCATCGCAGCACTGTTTTTAAGCGGATTTACTTTTGCTCAGGAAAAAAAATCTGATACTTTAAACACAAAAAAAATAGAAGAGGTTGTTATAAAAAAGCAGGTTTTCAAAAAACAAAGCGACCGTTTTGTATATGATGTTGCCGCTTCGCCTATAACAAAGGGAAATACAACTTTCGATTTGCTAAAGCAAACTCCTCTCCTTTCTTCTACTGATGATAAAACACTGAAAATAGCAGGAAAAAATAATGCGCTTATCTATATTAATGGAAGAAAAACCAATATGGATGCAGAATCTTTGACGCAGCTATTGAAGAATACACCGGCAGAAAATATTCAGAAGATAGAAGTCATTACCGTACCTGGAAGTGAATTTCAGGTAGAATCTTCAGACGGAATCATCAACATTGTGATGAAGAAAAAAATGAGTGACGGTCTCAACGGAAATATGAGAATGGCTAATTCTCAGAATAAATACAATGCAAGCTCAGCAAGTTTTTCTGCAAATTACCGTAAAGACAAACTGGGAATCAGTGCTAATCTAAATGGTGGAGAAAATATTCAAGCACAACAATATACTCTCCGAAATGGAAATGCCACTTCCTCTAATGAATCTGTAGGAAAAATAGACGATCCCAACCAAAGTATTGGTGGTTATATGAATATTGATTACCAGCTGACTGACAAAAGTAACCTTGCTTTAACTTGGAATACCTCAGCCAACAAAAGCTATAATTCTACGGTTAATTTATTCAACACGATTAAAACAGGAAACGATACTGATTATACATGGTCAAAAAATAAAGAAGATGCTCGGTCTTACAACAATTCGGTGAATTTGAATTACGAACTGAAAACAGACTCTTTAGGAAGCAAGCTAAATGTAAATGCCGCATATCTTAACTATAAAAGATTTCAGTTTACTGATAACAAAACCTTAGATTCTAATATAAACAGACAAGAATTAGGAATTACTCAACAGGTTTTTCAAGAACTTCCACAGATTATCAATAATTTTTCGGGAACTGTAGATTACATCAAAAAATTTAAAAACGATTTTACTGTTTCAGTTGGAGGAAATTATAATAAAACAAAAACGGATAATGACACTAAAAATGATACATTCAGAAAAAACCCAACACCTCCTTTAAAAGCAGAAGAACATAATCCCAATCATTTTATCTATGATGAAAATATTTACGGATTTTATATTACCGCAGAAAAGAAATTTTCAGATAAATTCTCAGGAAAAATAGGAACTAGATACGAGATTACCAATAGCTTAGGAACTTCTGATAATGCTCCAGACGAGAGTTTAAAGAGAATTGAAAGAAAGTACAATAATTTCTTGCCTTATCTGAGCGTTAATTATGCTCTTAATGATAACAATAACATCTCTTATGCTTTTTCGAGCAGGATGAGAAGACCAAGTTTCTGGGAAATTAATCCGGTGAGAAATATATTGACAGAGGATAATTACACCCAAAATAACCCATTTGTAAAAGCTTCTTCTACCTACAATCAAGAATTAACATATATGTTTAAAAGTTCTTATTTCTTGATTCTAAGCCACTCTTATTTCAAAGACCAGATTACTCAGGTTCCTTTGCAGGGCTATCCTGTAAGCCCGAACGGAGTTGTAGGAAAGCAAAATCAACTGAGATATATCAGAACTAATTTTGGAGACAAACAAGAAATGTCTGCCATGGTAGGAATGCAAAAAACTTTCTTTAAGCAATATTTAACTACAAATTTTAATATTGGAGCTCAACATAATATCAACAACGGAACGTTAGCCATTGACCCGACAACAGGCGACAGCTTTCAGGATATTGACGGAAAACCTGTAGTATATTCTAACAAAAGAAGCTCTACAAGTATTGTTATACAAACCAACAATACCCTTCGCTTAGATAAAAAGAAAACTTGGTTTTTAGGCGTAAATTATTTCTTTGTTGATAAGCAACAGATAGAATTGGGAGTGCTGAGAAACTTGATGAGTCTTGATTTAAGTTTAAAGAAAAACTGGAACGATTGGACTTTTGCCCTTAATGTAAATGATGTATTAAATACCAATATCATAGAAATTGAGGATTACCAAGCCAATGGAAATTACAACTACATTCATCAAAACAGATACAACAGAGGCGGAACATTCAGTATCACTTATAATTTTGGAAATCAAAAAGTGAAAAAAGTAAGAAACATCGAAGGTGCTTCAGACGATATTAAAAGCAGAACACGTTAA
- a CDS encoding discoidin domain-containing protein produces MSKRLYLSMVILLCFFSNAQQKTYCNPINIDYGYTPFEVFSKQGKHRATADPVIVNFQKKLFLFSTNQEGYWYSDNMLDWKFIKRKFLRDNKYTHDLNAPAVWAMKDTLYVYGSTWEQDFPIWKSTNPTKDDWKIAVDTLKVGAWDPAFHYDEDKNKLYLYWGSSNEWPLLGTEVKVKNLQSEGFVKPILRLKPEDHGWERFGEYNDNVFLQPFVEGAWVTKYKDKYYMQYGAPATEFSGYSDGVYVSKNPLEGYEYQQHNPFSYKPGGFARGAGHGATFEDNFKNWWHVSTIFISTKNNFERRLGIWPAGFDKDDVMYTNTAYGDYPTLLPQFAQGKDFSQGLFTGWMLLNYNKPVQVSSTLGGYHPNYAVDEDIKTYWSAKTGNSGEWFQTDLGEVSTINAIQINYADQDVEFMGKTEGKMHQYKVYGSNDGKKWKVIVDKSKNTKDVPHDYIELEKPAEARYLKMENLKMPTGKFALSGFRVFGKGAGTKPAKVQNFVPLRADPKKFGERRSIWMKWQQNSDADGYVIYWGKSPDKLYGSIMVYGKNEYFFTGADRVDSYYFQIEAFNANGMSERTEIVKSE; encoded by the coding sequence ATGAGTAAGAGATTATATTTGAGCATGGTAATACTTTTGTGTTTTTTTTCAAATGCACAGCAAAAAACGTATTGCAATCCTATTAATATCGATTATGGCTATACGCCTTTTGAAGTTTTTTCAAAACAAGGAAAGCATCGTGCTACTGCCGATCCTGTGATTGTTAATTTTCAAAAAAAGCTTTTCCTTTTTTCTACCAATCAGGAAGGATATTGGTACAGCGACAATATGCTCGACTGGAAATTTATTAAAAGAAAGTTCCTGAGAGACAATAAATATACCCACGATTTGAATGCTCCTGCAGTTTGGGCGATGAAAGACACTTTATATGTGTATGGTTCAACCTGGGAACAAGATTTTCCGATTTGGAAATCTACCAATCCTACAAAAGACGACTGGAAAATTGCTGTAGATACTTTGAAAGTCGGAGCTTGGGACCCAGCTTTTCATTATGATGAGGATAAAAATAAACTCTATTTATATTGGGGATCAAGCAACGAATGGCCACTTTTAGGAACAGAAGTTAAGGTTAAAAATCTGCAGTCTGAAGGTTTTGTAAAGCCTATTTTAAGATTGAAACCCGAAGACCATGGCTGGGAAAGATTTGGAGAATATAACGATAATGTTTTCTTACAACCTTTTGTGGAAGGAGCTTGGGTAACCAAATATAAAGACAAATATTACATGCAATATGGTGCTCCTGCAACAGAATTTAGTGGATATTCTGATGGAGTGTATGTTTCTAAAAACCCTTTAGAAGGTTATGAATACCAACAGCACAATCCTTTTTCTTACAAACCAGGAGGTTTTGCAAGAGGAGCTGGTCACGGCGCTACTTTCGAAGATAATTTTAAAAACTGGTGGCACGTTTCTACGATTTTTATTTCCACCAAAAATAATTTTGAAAGACGTTTAGGGATTTGGCCTGCAGGTTTCGATAAAGATGATGTGATGTATACCAACACGGCTTACGGCGATTATCCGACTTTACTTCCGCAGTTTGCCCAAGGAAAAGATTTCTCTCAAGGGCTTTTTACCGGTTGGATGTTGTTAAATTATAACAAACCGGTTCAGGTTTCGTCTACTTTGGGAGGTTATCATCCTAATTATGCCGTAGATGAAGATATCAAAACGTATTGGAGTGCCAAAACCGGAAATTCTGGCGAGTGGTTTCAGACTGATTTAGGAGAAGTTTCTACCATCAATGCGATACAAATCAATTATGCCGACCAAGATGTTGAATTTATGGGCAAAACAGAAGGTAAAATGCATCAATATAAAGTGTATGGCTCGAATGATGGAAAAAAATGGAAAGTTATTGTTGATAAAAGCAAAAATACGAAAGATGTTCCGCATGATTATATTGAGCTTGAAAAACCTGCTGAAGCAAGATATTTAAAAATGGAAAACCTTAAAATGCCAACCGGAAAGTTTGCATTAAGTGGTTTCAGAGTTTTTGGTAAAGGAGCGGGTACAAAACCTGCAAAAGTTCAAAACTTTGTTCCATTGAGAGCAGACCCGAAAAAGTTTGGAGAAAGAAGAAGCATCTGGATGAAATGGCAACAAAATTCTGATGCCGATGGCTATGTTATTTATTGGGGAAAATCTCCGGATAAATTATACGGAAGCATTATGGTATACGGAAAAAATGAATATTTCTTCACCGGAGCCGATAGAGTAGATTCTTATTATTTCCAAATTGAAGCATTCAATGCAAATGGAATGTCTGAGAGAACAGAGATTGTAAAATCTGAATAA